From one Coffea eugenioides isolate CCC68of chromosome 11, Ceug_1.0, whole genome shotgun sequence genomic stretch:
- the LOC113751470 gene encoding protein BASIC PENTACYSTEINE1, with amino-acid sequence MDDDGLNMRNWGYYEPSSLKGNLALQLMSSVADRDTKPFLSGRDSGVMGAANGVYHPRDYLISGAPDHMDYVRDSWINHRDKFVHMFPGNPYNTVLPETSGTHQMQMLQQPEPSKDARVSVEDVGVRKEPGSAKKRAAVSVPKAPKSKKPKKNPAVPKENGSSSGQRSKAVKKSMDVVINGIDLDISGIPIPVCSCTGTPQQCYRWGCGGWQSACCTTTISMYPLPMSAKRRGARIAGRKMSQGAFKKVLEKLAAEGYNFANPIDLRSHWAKHGTNKFVTIR; translated from the coding sequence ATGGATGACGACGGATTGAACATGAGGAACTGGGGTTATTATGAACCTTCTTCCCTTAAAGGGAATCTTGCTCTGCAGCTTATGTCATCTGTGGCGGATCGGGACACGAAACCTTTCCTTTCTGGGCGTGATAGTGGTGTGATGGGAGCTGCCAATGGAGTGTATCATCCCCGGGATTATTTAATTTCAGGAGCTCCTGATCACATGGACTATGTGAGGGACAGTTGGATAAACCATCGAGACAAATTCGTTCACATGTTTCCGGGGAATCCATACAATACTGTGCTTCCAGAGACTTCTGGAACTCATCAAATGCAGATGCTGCAACAACCTGAACCTAGCAAGGATGCCAGGGTGAGTGTGGAGGATGTTGGTGTCAGAAAGGAGCCTGGTTCTGCAAAAAAGAGGGCAGCTGTTTCTGTCCCAAAGGCCCCTAAATCAAAGAAGCCAAAGAAAAACCCTGCTGTGCCAAAGGAAAATGGAAGTTCCTCGGGTCAGCGAAGCAAAGCAGTGAAGAAGAGCATGGACGTTGTGATAAATGGGATTGATCTGGACATTTCTGGTATTCCTATTCCTGTTTGCTCTTGCACTGGTACTCCTCAGCAATGCTATCGATGGGGATGTGGCGGTTGGCAATCAGCTTGCTGTACCACGACTATATCTATGTATCCCTTGCCAATGAGTGCCAAAAGACGTGGAGCCAGAATTGCTGGAAGGAAGATGAGTCAGGGTGCTTTCAAAAAGGTTTTGGAGAAACTTGCAGCTGAGGGTTATAACTTTGCTAATCCAATTGATCTCAGGAGTCACTGGGCCAAGCATGGTACCAACAAGTTTGTAACAATCAGGTAG
- the LOC113754064 gene encoding putative clathrin assembly protein At1g25240 has protein sequence MRLWRRASGVLKDQNSLWISSLSRRTALRNPDIEAAIIKATSHDEFSIDYKNAERVYKWIRLSDAHIKPLVWCLSLRMEKTRCWVVALKGLMLMHGVFSSKVPVVQRIGRLPFDLSNFKDGYNKPGEIWAHNAFIRAYYAFLDQKSTLLFINMQERRAFRGGGVVQEQRSLMQDLVILQKLQGLLDMLIQIKPLSKAASVFLIVEAMECIIIEVYDVYSRICQMIAKVLKRIDTAGKAEAAMAVRILKKAIVQGDELSMYFQLCREIGVVNAKGCPQSVEIPQEDIHDLEIMINEISDKSEMDEYSSVSDFSEMDGKSEAAKKAIVVSQNETVLVDSRSRLRTVITDNWEKFDEDLMVICSENSLTAASKTNPFLSPPHQQQGKCDDLPDLITF, from the coding sequence ATGAGGCTATGGAGAAGGGCTTCCGGAGTGTTGAAAGATCAGAATAGCCTCTGGATTTCAAGCTTATCAAGAAGAACAGCACTCCGGAACCCTGACATTGAAGCAGCAATCATCAAAGCCACCAGCCACGACGAATTCTCGATCGATTACAAGAATGCTGAGAGAGTTTACAAATGGATACGTTTGTCAGATGCTCATATCAAGCCTCTTGTGTGGTGTTTATCTCTTCGGATGGAGAAAACGCGGTGTTGGGTTGTGGCCTTGAAGGGATTGATGCTGATGCATGGCGTTTTTTCGTCTAAGGTCCCTGTCGTTCAGAGGATTGGGAGATTGCCCTTTGATCTCTCAAATTTCAAGGATGGATATAATAAGCCTGGAGAAATTTGGGCTCATAATGCATTCATTCGGGCGTATTACGCATTTCTTGATCAGAAATCTACTCTGCTTTTCATTAATATGCAAGAGAGGAGAGCTTTTCGAGGAGGAGGGGTTGTTCAGGAACAGAGATCATTAATGCAAGATCTTGTGATTTTACAGAAGTTGCAAGGCTTGCTTGATATGCTGATTCAGATCAAACCTTTATCGAAAGCAGCAAGTGTTTTCCTTATTGTGGAAGCCATGGAATGCATTATCATTGAAGTATACGACGTTTATAGCCGAATCTGTCAAATGATTGCCAAGGTCCTGAAGAGGATTGATACAGCAGGAAAGGCTGAAGCAGCAATGGCAGTCAGGATTCTGAAGAAGGCAATTGTTCAAGGCGACGAACTTTCGATGTATTTTCAACTTTGCAGAGAAATCGGTGTTGTTAATGCCAAAGGATGTCCTCAAAGTGTGGAAATTCCTCAAGAAGACATCCATGATCTTGAGATCATGATCAATGAAATCTCTGATAAATCAGAGATGGATGAATATTCATCCGTTTCTGATTTCTCAGAAATGGATGGGAAATCAGAAGCAGCTAAAAAGGCAATTGTTGTGAGTCAAAATGAAACAGTATTGGTAGATTCAAGAAGCAGATTAAGGACAGTAATCACAGATAATTGGGAGAAAtttgatgaagatttgatggtgatTTGCTCGGAAAATTCTCTCACAGCTGCCTCAAAAACCAATCCTTTTCTGTCACCACCCCATCAACAACAGGGTAAATGTGATGATCTACCAGATTTAATTACCTTCTAG
- the LOC113751783 gene encoding protein BUD31 homolog 2: MPKVKTNRVRYPEGWELIEPTLNELQAKMREAENDPNDNKRKCEALWTIFKIAHQKSRYIFDLYYRRKEISKELYEFCLDQGYADRNLIAKWKKPGYERLCCLRCMQPRDHNFQTTCVCRVPKHLREEKVIECVHCGCRGCASGD, translated from the exons ATGCCAAAGGTGAAGACTAATCGGGTTCGATACCCTGAAGGTTGGGAGTTGATTGAACCCACTCTTAATGAGTTACAAGCTAAGATGAGAGAAG CTGAAAACGATCCAAAtgataataaaagaaaatgtgaGGCATTATGGACCATTTTTAAGATAGCCCATCAGAAGAGTCGCTACATCTTTGACCTTTATTACAGGAGGAAGGAAATCTCCAAGGAATTGTACGAGTTTTGCTTGGATCAGGGCTATGCTGACAGGAACTTAATTGCAAAGTGGAAAAAG CCTGGATATGAACGTCTCTGCTGTCTACGCTGCATGCAACCTCGTGATCATAATTTCCAGACGACATGCGTTTGCAGAGTACCTAAGCATCTAAGGGAGGAGAAGGTTATAGAGTGTGTACATTGTGGCTGCAGGGGTTGTGCCAGTGGGGATTGA
- the LOC113753356 gene encoding UDP-glycosyltransferase 83A1-like, with product MGSPHVLAVPYPAQGHVLPLMELALCLVKHGIKVTFVNTEFDHKRVIESLSGEENVPDMMHLVSIPDGLESWEDRNDAAKSMKAIFRVIPVKLEALIEKINQSESDKVTCIIVDEFLGLALEVAKKMGVRAVSFSPSAAALYALKLNIPKLIDDGIIDSSGTIMKKQMVQLSPATLAMDSEHFAWASVGDATTRGIVFDAMAINNRTFKLADRIIGNSSNELEASVFTSFPEMLPIGPLLASNRLGKSVGSYWSEDSDCLAWLDKQPVQSVIYVAFGSITVFDHTQFQELALGLELTNMPFLWVVRRNLTAETDSANPKGFRDRIQGRGRLASWAPQQQVLSHPSVACFLSHCGWNSTMEGISNGVPFVCWPCFGDQFANRSYICDIWKVGLGLEKDENGIIAQGELKNKIEQLVTVKGYRERALDLKAKVMNSLKEDGCSGKNFNNLVKWIKDD from the exons ATGGGCAGTCCACATGTTCTAGCCGTACCTTATCCAGCACAAGGTCATGTACTTCCCCTAATGGAACTGGCCTTATGCCTAGTGAAGCATGGTATCAAAGTTACATTTGTGAACACGGAATTTGATCACAAACGAGTCATTGAATCATTATCAGGGGAAGAAAATGTACCTGATATGATGCATCTGGTATCCATCCCAGATGGCCTGGAATCGTGGGAAGATAGAAATGATGCGGCGAAGTCAATGAAGGCGATTTTTCGTGTTATCCCTGTAAAGCTGGAGGCTCTAATTGAGAAGATAAATCAATCTGAAAGTGACAAAGTCACATGCATTATTGTTGATGAGTTCTTGGGTTTGGCACTGGAGGTTGCGAAGAAAATGGGAGTCAGGGCAGTATCCTTCTCGCCTTCAGCAGCAGCTCTATATGCTCTGAAACTCAATATTCCAAAGCTCATTGATGATGGAATCATAGACAGCTCTG GAACTATCATGAAGAAGCAGATGGTTCAGTTATCACCCGCCACATTAGCCATGGACTCTGAACACTTTGCTTGGGCAAGTGTCGGTGATGCGACCACACGGGGTATTGTTTTTGATGCTATGGCAATAAATAACAGAACATTTAAATTGGCTGATAGGATTATCGGCAACTCAAGTAATGAGTTAGAGGCATCAGTCTTCACCTCATTCCCAGAAATGTTGCCTATTGGCCCTCTTCTAGCCAGTAACCGGCTTGGAAAATCAGTTGGTTCCTACTGGTCTGAAGACTCGGATTGCTTGGCGTGGCTTGATAAACAACCAGTCCAATCAGTCATTTATGTTGCATTTGGGAGCATAACAGTTTTTGACCACACACAGTTCCAAGAACTGGCTCTGGGACTTGAACTCACCAATATGCCATTCCTTTGGGTTGTGAGGCGTAATTTAACTGCAGAAACAGATAGTGCAAATCCAAAAGGTTTCAGAGATCGAATACAAGGACGAGGAAGATTAGCCAGTTGGGCACCTCAACAACAGGTCCTGAGCCATCCTTCAGTTGCCTGCTTCCTCAGCCACTGTGGCTGGAATTCTACAATGGAAGGCATAAGCAATGGTGTCCCTTTTGTCTGCTGGCCTTGCTTTGGAGACCAGTTCGCTAACAGAAGCTACATATGTGATATTTGGAAGGTTGGATTAGGATTGGAAAAAGATGAAAATGGAATCATTGCACAAGGAGAACTTAAGAACAAAATTGAGCAGCTAGTCACTGTTAAAGGCTACAGGGAGAGGGCCTTGGATTTAAAAGCAAAGGTTATGAATAGTCTTAAAGAAGATGGATGTTCTGGCAAGAATTTCAACAACTTAGTCAAGTGGATTAAGGATGATTAG